ATTCTTTATTTTCCAATTCTTTTAATTCATAATATGGCTTATCTATATATACTTCATCTTCATTAGATTCCAACATAGGATTCAAAAAGAAAGAGTATTTTTTATTCTCTTTTTCTAGAATTGTAAAATAAATATCTGGCTTAGTCTTCACATCAAAAAGCAAGCTTTTTATATTTTCTAAACCTAATTTCAAATTTTCTTCTATTCTTTTTTTAAATAACTCTGTATGTTCTAAAAATTGCTTATCATCTATCATTTAAGCTCCTCCTTTCAGGTATATTTTACTTTTTTTTTAAAATAATTTTCTTTTTTTTCTTAAGTTTATTCCTTTCTTTTTTCTTAAAAATAAAAAAAAGAAATCTAGTAGTACTAGATTCCCTTATAAAAAATTTTTTTATTTTATAACCTTAAAAATTTCTTTTTTTATTCTTGACATTTCTTCTTCAGTTTTATTAATCTTAAATTTTGCAACAAATTTACCTGGTTGCCCTAAAAGTACATAAACTGTATCTGCTAGCAAAATTGCTTCATTTATATCATGTGTAATTAGAAGACAGGTTAAATTTAACTTATTTTTTAAATTTAAAAACCAATCATACATCTTAGTTTTTGTAATATAATCTAAGGCAGAAAATGGTTCATCCAACAATACTATTTTATCACTGAACATATATGTTCTTAATAAAGCCGCTCTTTGTCTTTGACCTCCAGATAATTCTTTTGGATATCTTTCAAGAAGTCCATCTAAACCAAATTTTGGTATATTTTCTTCTATTTTCTTTCTAATTATATTTTTATCAACTTTTTGTATTTTTAAAGGTAGGGCTATATTGTCATAAATAGTCATAAATGGTAATAACAAATCTTTTTGTAGCATATAGCTAACCTTTGCAGTTTTTCCTGTTATCTTTTCATCTTCTAAATATACTTCTCCCTTTGTTGGATAAATTAAACCAGCTATAATATTAAACAATGTAGTTTTACCTACCCCACTAGGTCCTATTATTCCGACAATTTCTCCTTTTTTTACACAGAAATTTATATCTTCTAATATTGGTTTTTCATCAAATTTGTGACAAATATCCTTAATTTCCAAGATATTCATTTGTTACACCTGCAGAACTTGGTAATTTTTTATCTATTAATTTCTTTTCATATAACCAATTATAGAATCTATCCCATTTTGCTATATCTATACGTCCCCATTCACCTTTTTCATTTAAGTAATATTTAGCAATACTCTTTTGGCTTTCTTTAATTAATTCTTTATTACCTTCAGGTGCATTTTTAATTAAAATATCTGCTGCCTTATCTGGATTTTGTATTGCATATCTATAACCTTTTTCAAGAGCTTTTAATACTTTTCTAGCTAATTCTGGTTTATTTTTTAAGAAGTCATTATTAGCTATTAAAACTGGTGAATAATAATCAAATATTGGTTCATATTCAGCTAAAGGGAAGAAATTAACATCTACTTTCTTTAATTTTGCATTAATTAAATCCCAATTACTATATACAATAATAAAGTCATATTGATTTGCTACCAAACCTGCTGTAGCATCAGTACTTTCTCCTGGGATATATTCCATTTTATCCCCTACTATTGTTTTTACAGTAGCATCATCTATAGGATCTTGCCAAGTTGAATATCTTTTACCTTGTAAATCTTTTGGTGTTTTAGCTCCTAATGATTTTAATGACATTAACCCAGCTGTATTCTTTTGTAATATTGCAGCTATAGCAGTTATTGGAGTATTTTTTAATAATCTTTTTACTAAATTAGGTTGGAAATATATACCTAATTCTGCTTTACCTGAACCTACTATTGCTGCTGAACTATCTTCAGCTGGTTGAACTATATTTAAATCTATACCTTCTTCTTTGAAATATCCTAAATCTTTGGCTACGAAGATACCTGTATGATTTGTATTTGGAACCCAATCCAATACTAAAGTAAGTTTTTCCAACTTTTTATTTTCTGCTTTCTTTGAATTAAAGCATGAAAACACTGTAAATAACATTACGAAAATTGTTAAAATTTTAATAAATTTATTTTTCAACTTTTCTCCTCCTATTTTTTAATTATTTTCTTTTCTAAAATATCTATTATTGACATTAATAATAAGCTTAAAAAGGTTATAAGAAATATAACAGCAAACATCTTATCTAAGGCAAATGCCTTTTTTACTCTTGTCATATATACACCTAATCCATAATAGCCCCCTAACCATTCAGAAATTACTGCAGATATTAACGAATATGACATTGATACTTTTAAACCTGAAAAAAAATAGCTCATTGCTGAAGGGATTTTTAAATATCTATACATTTGAAAGGTATTAGCCCCCATTGCTTTAAGTAATTGTATATTATCTTTATCAACAGCCTTATAACCATTCAATAAAGAAATAGTTATTGGAAAGAAAGTTGATATAACTACTAAAACTATTTTAGGTTTCATATAATATCCTAACCATATAATTAATAAAGGTGCTATTGCAATAGTTGGTATTGTTTGCGTCAATATTATAACTGGATAAACTAAATCGTAAAGTCCTTGGTATAAATCCATACTAAGTGATAAGATAAAACTAAGTATTATACCTATAAAAACGCCAATAAAAGCTACCAATAGTGTATAGTAGGTATGTCGCATAAGCAGACCAAAATCTCCTATAAATGCTAAAATGACCTGATATGGGGATGGTAGCAAAAATTCTGATATGATATGTAAATCAGACAAAATCTCCCAAACTATTAGCAATAAAATAACTAAACTATAATCTTTTAATTTCTTCATATATACTCCTAAAAAAAAACTCTCTATGAGAGAGTAGTAAAATTTGATTATATCAAAAAAAACATAAACTCCCTACGCCAGTATTACCTGTATCAGGTTTAGGGTATAATCTCAGCCATTAAAATAGCACCCCTGTTTGTTCAAATATATTATACATTATTTTTCACCTTTTTCAATAATTGTTTTTATTTTCACAAAAATAAATAGTGACCTAAGCCACTATTTATATCATAATTTATTTTTTATTTCTGTCTATATATGGATAACGTAAATTTGAATAAATCAACACTATTATACAGAAAACTACTATAGGTATTATTGCACCTTGGCTCTTTAAGAAACTCCAACTTGATACTATTCCTATTATATATATTGTAACACTTAAAATTGGGAATATTATACTTGCAATAGGTCCTAATTTAAATTTAGCATTTTTATATGCTTCTGGTCTTTTTTTCTTTAAGAAAAATAAAGTTATAACAGGGAAAATTGAGAAAATTAATCCTACATTTGCACCTATAAGTGAAACAACCTTTATTTCTTGACCAGTTATTATTGGATACATTCCTATAATATAATACATTAATAATAGATAATGTGGTGTTCCAAATGTTTTATTTTCTTCTGCCATTTTTTTAGGTAACCAACCATCATTTATTGCTGCTTTTATACCGATAGGTGCCCATGAGAATACTGCATTAAGTGATGTAAATAACGCTATCATTCCACCACCTATCATAAAGATATAGTACATATAATTTGGTAATATTCTCTTTGCAACTACACCTAAGGTCTTATTAGCTACTTCTGATACTGGTAAAACACCTGCTGCTACTATTGTTATTAAGAAATATACAACTGCTACAATTAATGTTGATCCTATCATAGCTATAGGTATATTTTTACCTGGGTTCTTAGCCTTTCCACCAAATTCAGACAAGAATTCTCCACCTATCATTGTATATCTTACAAGTAACATTGCTGATATAAATGTTCCAATACCATTAGGGAATATATTCTTTGCTTCAAAAAAGCTTGGAAATTCTTTTACTTGTGGTAAACCAAAACCAATAAATGCGAACAATGATACTATCAATATAATAACTGTTACTCTTTGAACAAATACTGATGTTTTCAATCCAACTATATTAACTATGAAAACAAAAGTCATAACTGCTCCTGCTAAAAGTCTTGGATTAATAAAAGGCCATAAATCTTGTGCATATTGTGAAATACCAATTGCATATTGTGCCAAAATGAATTGCCCAAAAACTAATAAAGCAACATAGAAAAAGGCTGTTCTAGGTCCTATAAGATCTCTAACATACGAATACATTCCACCCTTATTAGGTATTGCTGAACCAAGTGCTGCAAGAGGTATTAACGGAATAATTATAATAACTGTTGCTAATAAAAATGATACTGCAACCCCCTTACCTGTCATTCCAATTGCTATACATAGCAATACTACTATACCAGATCCAATTATTTGACCTATTCCTATCATCATAAGTTCAAATAAATTTAATTGTTTTTCATTTGTTTCTTCCATCTAAACTCCTTTTACAATTTAAAATTAACCAATGCTTCAAGAGCTACATCTGCACAAGTATTAACTGTTTTCTTTAATAATTCTGGATCAGGATTATTTTCTTCAGCTTTTTGTAAAACTTTCAAGGCATTTCCATCAACAGATAAAATAGATCCTGCTTTAATTCCATACATACTAGCTGCTACAAATAGACAAGCTAATTCCATTTCAAGACCTATAGCTCCACTTTTAGCTTGTTCTTCAGTATTAGTTTTAAGAACTCCTCCATAAAATGCACCTTGTGTAACTACTATACCAACATTTGGTTTCAAATTCTTTTTTTCTGCTATTGTTTTAAGTTCATTTAATACACCGTAATCACTAATAGCTGGGAAACTCTTAGGTACATAAATATCACTAACTCCATCTTCTTTTGAACATGCAGTAGGTATTATTATATCTCCAGCTTTTATATTTTCACTTATTGAACCACATGTTCCTAGTCTAATAATAAGCTTTGCCCCACCTTTAATTAATGAAATAAATGCCAACATAGCACCACTTGCACCGACTCCATGTGAACAAATATTAATTGGTACTCCTTTATAGTAACCAAAATAAGTCCAATATTCTCTTGCCTTTACTAAGCATTTCATATTGTCCAAACGATTTGCCAACATTTCAGCTCTAAACGGATCTCCAACTACAAGAACTCTTTCTTGTACTTCACCTTCCAACAATTTAATTCCTGGTAGCATATTTTTTTCCAAAACTATCAGCTCCTTTCACTAATATTAGTGTACTCCATTTTATAAAAAAGTCAACATTTCCCAAAAAAGCACAATATATTACTTGTTTTTTTTGCATTTTAAATTATACTTTGTGGTGTAAATGGTGATATAAAATTTGACTAAAATTTCTTTTCATAATATAATTGTCATTATTAGGAGGTACTACTATGAATTATGATTTAGTTTTAAGAAATAAAATTAAAGCTGTACGTACTTTAAGAAAAATATCTCAAGAACAACTCGCTCATATGGTTGGCATTTCTCGTCAAACCATTTGTTATATAGAAAATGGGCAATTTAATCCTTCTGCAAAATTAGCTCTATTAATCTGCAAAGCTTTAGATTATAAATTTGAAGATTTATTTTTCTTATAATTTTTTAGCTTAATACCATTAAATTAAATGCTTATTTACGTTTTTTAATGAGCATTTTTTTATTTTTTCAAAATGTGAAATAAACAAAAAATTTTTTAAGTACATTCAAATACTTTTGTGCAAATATTTATATATTCCTAGCATTTTTATTTAATTTATAGTAAAATTAAGGGTGGTAAATATGTTATTAAAATTAGAAAATGTTTCTAAAAAGTTCAATAACGAACTTATCTTTTCAAATATTTCCTTCTCTGTAAAAGAAGGTGAAATTTTTTCTATAGTAGGTAAATCTGGTATAGGTAAGTCAACACTAGCTAAAATAATTATTGGTCTTATAAAGCCAACATCAGGCAGAATTTTATTTAATAATTCTGATATTTCAAAAAGAAAAATATCTGATATACAAATGATTTTCCAAGATCCTTATAGTGCTTTAAATGAAAAAATGACTGTTGAAGAAATTATTAAAGAACCTTTAATTGTCAATAAACAAGATAATATCAATGAGCGTGTAACTGAGATGCTAAACTTTTTAAAATTAATTGATTTTAAAACGAAGTATCCAAGCGAATTATCTGGTGGTCAAAGACAAAGAGTTATTGTTGGTGCAGCAATGATTTTAAAACCAAAATTAGTAATTTGCGATGAACCAATTGCTTCTCTTGATCTTACTATACAAGAACAAATA
Above is a window of Sneathia sanguinegens DNA encoding:
- a CDS encoding ABC transporter permease, producing MKKLKDYSLVILLLIVWEILSDLHIISEFLLPSPYQVILAFIGDFGLLMRHTYYTLLVAFIGVFIGIILSFILSLSMDLYQGLYDLVYPVIILTQTIPTIAIAPLLIIWLGYYMKPKIVLVVISTFFPITISLLNGYKAVDKDNIQLLKAMGANTFQMYRYLKIPSAMSYFFSGLKVSMSYSLISAVISEWLGGYYGLGVYMTRVKKAFALDKMFAVIFLITFLSLLLMSIIDILEKKIIKK
- a CDS encoding APC family permease; translation: MEETNEKQLNLFELMMIGIGQIIGSGIVVLLCIAIGMTGKGVAVSFLLATVIIIIPLIPLAALGSAIPNKGGMYSYVRDLIGPRTAFFYVALLVFGQFILAQYAIGISQYAQDLWPFINPRLLAGAVMTFVFIVNIVGLKTSVFVQRVTVIILIVSLFAFIGFGLPQVKEFPSFFEAKNIFPNGIGTFISAMLLVRYTMIGGEFLSEFGGKAKNPGKNIPIAMIGSTLIVAVVYFLITIVAAGVLPVSEVANKTLGVVAKRILPNYMYYIFMIGGGMIALFTSLNAVFSWAPIGIKAAINDGWLPKKMAEENKTFGTPHYLLLMYYIIGMYPIITGQEIKVVSLIGANVGLIFSIFPVITLFFLKKKRPEAYKNAKFKLGPIASIIFPILSVTIYIIGIVSSWSFLKSQGAIIPIVVFCIIVLIYSNLRYPYIDRNKK
- a CDS encoding helix-turn-helix transcriptional regulator; amino-acid sequence: MNYDLVLRNKIKAVRTLRKISQEQLAHMVGISRQTICYIENGQFNPSAKLALLICKALDYKFEDLFFL
- a CDS encoding ABC transporter substrate-binding protein, which encodes MKNKFIKILTIFVMLFTVFSCFNSKKAENKKLEKLTLVLDWVPNTNHTGIFVAKDLGYFKEEGIDLNIVQPAEDSSAAIVGSGKAELGIYFQPNLVKRLLKNTPITAIAAILQKNTAGLMSLKSLGAKTPKDLQGKRYSTWQDPIDDATVKTIVGDKMEYIPGESTDATAGLVANQYDFIIVYSNWDLINAKLKKVDVNFFPLAEYEPIFDYYSPVLIANNDFLKNKPELARKVLKALEKGYRYAIQNPDKAADILIKNAPEGNKELIKESQKSIAKYYLNEKGEWGRIDIAKWDRFYNWLYEKKLIDKKLPSSAGVTNEYLGN
- a CDS encoding nucleoside phosphorylase; the encoded protein is MEKNMLPGIKLLEGEVQERVLVVGDPFRAEMLANRLDNMKCLVKAREYWTYFGYYKGVPINICSHGVGASGAMLAFISLIKGGAKLIIRLGTCGSISENIKAGDIIIPTACSKEDGVSDIYVPKSFPAISDYGVLNELKTIAEKKNLKPNVGIVVTQGAFYGGVLKTNTEEQAKSGAIGLEMELACLFVAASMYGIKAGSILSVDGNALKVLQKAEENNPDPELLKKTVNTCADVALEALVNFKL
- a CDS encoding ABC transporter ATP-binding protein; protein product: MNILEIKDICHKFDEKPILEDINFCVKKGEIVGIIGPSGVGKTTLFNIIAGLIYPTKGEVYLEDEKITGKTAKVSYMLQKDLLLPFMTIYDNIALPLKIQKVDKNIIRKKIEENIPKFGLDGLLERYPKELSGGQRQRAALLRTYMFSDKIVLLDEPFSALDYITKTKMYDWFLNLKNKLNLTCLLITHDINEAILLADTVYVLLGQPGKFVAKFKINKTEEEMSRIKKEIFKVIK
- a CDS encoding ABC transporter ATP-binding protein, with the protein product MLLKLENVSKKFNNELIFSNISFSVKEGEIFSIVGKSGIGKSTLAKIIIGLIKPTSGRILFNNSDISKRKISDIQMIFQDPYSALNEKMTVEEIIKEPLIVNKQDNINERVTEMLNFLKLIDFKTKYPSELSGGQRQRVIVGAAMILKPKLVICDEPIASLDLTIQEQIIQLIKFFNKKYRTTFIFISHDLQIVKHISDTIFKMEVKNEKN